A stretch of the Gossypium hirsutum isolate 1008001.06 chromosome D07, Gossypium_hirsutum_v2.1, whole genome shotgun sequence genome encodes the following:
- the LOC121203071 gene encoding uncharacterized protein isoform X1 gives MGFLLQFRNLFSKPDRQGFCRMEMTPQTPNDPFYMSAPASPNRISLEVEGLCFFSVPTSPTRRALKVAYETSPNVDEFEFETSRHFNVDEYEPESQPEEPNQNHGGVKEPLPTMAFADELFADGKVMPLKPPPRHQYSNISTWSSPRSPPTGVLRLPFQRRSLWNDDFDPFMVALKNVKEENQGRTHRRSRSMSPFRERGTTPKETNEYSGTSQQRINQMGLILPRKQSVPDQNRQMGRQQQVKKRELKLAEPKGVLFARRARLVKVGNGKPTKPSEVDSSSTMEGGDTHAKQTKGQKIKNFLFRSGSMRNENKPKCCANGTQSRPKLKRKFSLKAVGITQYKEEKRVPEVNLTTLIQYRPKLLLCMGYGAKYAK, from the coding sequence ATGGGGTTTCTCCTTCAATTCAGGAATTTGTTTTCCAAGCCAGACAGACAAGGGTTTTGCAGGATGGAAATGACACCTCAAACACCAAATGATCCTTTCTACATGAGTGCTCCAGCTAGCCCCAATAGAATCAGCCTGGAAGTGGAAGGTTTGTGTTTCTTCAGTGTCCCAACAAGTCCCACCAGGAGGGCTCTCAAGGTTGCATATGAAACCAGTCCCAATGTTGATGAGTTCGAGTTTGAAACCAGTCGTCATTTCAATGTTGATGAATATGAGCCTGAGTCCCAACCGGAGGAACCAAATCAAAACCATGGTGGTGTTAAGGAACCACTTCCTACCATGGCGTTTGCTGATGAACTGTTTGCAGATGGGAAAGTGATGCCATTGAAGCCTCCTCCTAGACATCAATATTCTAATATCTCTACTTGGTCATCCCCTAGGTCGCCACCTACTGGTGTCCTAAGACTTCCATTTCAACGTAGGAGCTTGTGGAACGATGATTTTGATCCTTTCATGGTAGCTTTGAAGAATGTGAAGGAAGAAAACCAAGGGAGAACCCATAGACGGTCTCGTTCCATGTCACCATTTAGGGAGAGGGGTACAACACCAAAAGAAACCAATGAGTATTCAGGGACAAGCCAGCAGCGAATCAATCAAATGGGTCTCATATTACCAAGGAAACAATCGGTTCCAGACCAGAACCGGCAAATGGGTCGTCAACAACAGGTGAAGAAAAGGGAACTAAAGCTGGCAGAGCCCAAAGGAGTTCTTTTTGCAAGGCGAGCAAGGCTTGTGAAAGTTGGGAATGGAAAACCCACAAAACCAAGTGAGGTGGATTCAAGTTCAACAATGGAGGGAGGAGACACTCATGCTAAGCAAACCAAGGGTCAGAAAATCAAGAACTTCCTGTTTAGGAGTGGATCAATGAGAAATGAAAACAAGCCTAAATGTTGTGCAAATGGAACACAGTCGAGGCCTAAACTTAAAAGGAAATTTAGCTTGAAGGCCGTGGGAATTACCCAATACAAAGAGGAAAAGAGGGTACCTGAAGTCAACCTAACCACACTCATACAATATAGACCCAAGTTGTTGCTTTGTATGGGTTATGGGGCTAAGTATGCCAAGTAA
- the LOC107954318 gene encoding rhodanese-like/PpiC domain-containing protein 12, chloroplastic isoform X3 has translation MLRATHFPPIASPTLLVLRKCFIPILSVSSFPSYPLHNLSSFSAFHSFFSPSRPSLPSLSLTQFSPMLGHPHLRLSASFNSESSYGDNREILVQHLLLKEDDEKLLLELQQRIAGGEDLSDLAVEYSICPSKQEGGMLGWVRKGQMVPEFEEAAFCAPLNKVVKCKTNFGWHLLQVLSEREESLLKDIQPEEFHAKMQDPSFIEEAQLIDVREPEEVSQASLPGFQVLPLRQFGSWGPEITSKFDPTKDTYVLCHHGMRSLQVAKWLQTQGFRKIFNISGGIHAYATKVDPSVPTY, from the exons ATGTTAAGAGCGACGCATTTCCCTCCCATTGCATCTCCTACTCTCCTTGTCCTTAGGAAATGTTTCATTCCCATCCTCTCCGTCTCTTCCTTCCCTTCTTATCCTCTTCATAACCTCTCCTCTTTTTCTGCTTTTCACTCTTTCTTCTCACCTTCCCGCCCTTCTCTTCCATCTCTATCTCTCACTCAATTCTCTCCCATGCTGGGTCATCCCCATCTCAGACTATCAG CTTCATTTAACTCCGAGAGTAGCTATGGAGATAACAGAGAAATATTGGTGCAGCACTTGCTTCTAAAAGAAGATGACGAGAAGCTCTTGTTGGAGCTACAACAGAGAATTGCTGGag GGGAGGATTTAAGTGACCTTGCCGTTGAGTACTCAATTTGTCCATCCAAACAAGAGGGGGGAATGCTTGGATGGGTGAGAAAGGGACAAATG GTACCAGAATTCGAGGAGGCTGCTTTCTGTGCACCTTTAAACAAAGTTGTGAAATGTAAAACTAATTTTGGATGGCACTTGTTACAAGTTCTATCTGAGAG GGAAGAGTCATTGCTTAAAGACATTCAACCAGAGGAGttccatgcaaaaatgcaagaCCCCAGTTTCATTGAAGAGGCTCAGTTGATAGATGTCCGGGAACCTGAAGAAGT GTCTCAAGCATCTTTGCCAGGATTCCAGGTTCTTCCTCTCCGCCAGTTTGGAAGTTGGGGACCAGAAATAACTAGCAAATTTGATCCAACAAAAGATACATACGTCtta TGTCACCATGGCATGCGGTCGTTACAGGTTGCCAAGTGGTTACAGACTCAG GGATTtaggaaaatatttaatatatcagGGGGAATACATGCGTATGCAACCAAGGTGGATCCATCAGTTCCTACTTACTGA
- the LOC107954314 gene encoding protein N-lysine methyltransferase METTL21A isoform X1 translates to MVNHEEEEEDIVWLDGSFFINDNYQLTSFTFGSHVLQLYCLHSASTDFDLTGQLVWPGAMLLNDYLSKNAEMLQGCSMIELGSGVGITGMLCSRFCRQILLTDHNEEVLKILRRNIELNVSSENPSCCAALEAEKLEWGNSDQINRILHKYPGGFELILGADICFQQSSVPLLFDTVEQLLKNRGLGHCKFILAYVSRAKMMDLMVILEATRHGMLINEVAGTRSMVGNLEGVIFEITLC, encoded by the exons ATGGTAAAtcatgaagaggaagaagaagatatTGTGTGGTTGGACGGATCTTTCTTCATCAATGACAA TTACCAGCTAACTTCTTTCACCTTTGGGTCTCATGTTCTCCAGCTCTATTGTCTTCACTCAGCTTCTa CTGATTTTGATTTGACAGGACAATTGGTATGGCCTGGTGCAATGCTTTTGAATGATTATCTCTCTAAAAACGCTGAGATGCTTCAAGGATGTTCCATGATTGAATTAGGCTCTGGTGTGG GTATCACTGGCATGCTCTGCAGCAGATTTTGTCGTCAAATTCTTCTGACTGATCATAATGAAGAAGTGCTGAAG ATCCTTAGGAGAAACATAGAGCTGAATGTATCTTCTGAAAATCCTAGTTGTTGTGCTG CACTAGAAGCTGAGAAGCTGGAGTGGGGAAATTCTGATCAGATTAACAGGATTTTACACAAATATCCTGGAGGTTTTGAATTGATACTTGGTGCTGACATTT GCTTCCAGCAGTCAAGTGTTCCTTTGCTTTTTGATACTGTAGAACAGCTCCTGAAGAACAGGGGACTCGGACATTGCAAATTCATACTAGCATATGTATCACGAGCCAAAAT GATGGATTTGATGGTTATTTTGGAAGCTACTCGACATGGTATGCTGATAAACGAAGTAGCTGGGACAAGGTCTATGGTTGGAAATCTTGAAGGAGTCATCTTCGAAATCACACTCTGCTAG
- the LOC107954318 gene encoding rhodanese-like/PpiC domain-containing protein 12, chloroplastic isoform X4, protein MLRATHFPPIASPTLLVLRKCFIPILSVSSFPSYPLHNLSSFSAFHSFFSPSRPSLPSLSLTQFSPMLGHPHLRLSASFNSESSYGDNREILVQHLLLKEDDEKLLLELQQRIAGGEDLSDLAVEYSICPSKQEGGMLGWVRKGQMVPEFEEAAFCAPLNKVVKCKTNFGWHLLQVLSEREESLLKDIQPEEFHAKMQDPSFIEEAQLIDVREPEEVSQASLPGFQVLPLRQFGSWGPEITSKFDPTKDTYVLIIKISLERLKLISITILYPPLEQFVATEEAIF, encoded by the exons ATGTTAAGAGCGACGCATTTCCCTCCCATTGCATCTCCTACTCTCCTTGTCCTTAGGAAATGTTTCATTCCCATCCTCTCCGTCTCTTCCTTCCCTTCTTATCCTCTTCATAACCTCTCCTCTTTTTCTGCTTTTCACTCTTTCTTCTCACCTTCCCGCCCTTCTCTTCCATCTCTATCTCTCACTCAATTCTCTCCCATGCTGGGTCATCCCCATCTCAGACTATCAG CTTCATTTAACTCCGAGAGTAGCTATGGAGATAACAGAGAAATATTGGTGCAGCACTTGCTTCTAAAAGAAGATGACGAGAAGCTCTTGTTGGAGCTACAACAGAGAATTGCTGGag GGGAGGATTTAAGTGACCTTGCCGTTGAGTACTCAATTTGTCCATCCAAACAAGAGGGGGGAATGCTTGGATGGGTGAGAAAGGGACAAATG GTACCAGAATTCGAGGAGGCTGCTTTCTGTGCACCTTTAAACAAAGTTGTGAAATGTAAAACTAATTTTGGATGGCACTTGTTACAAGTTCTATCTGAGAG GGAAGAGTCATTGCTTAAAGACATTCAACCAGAGGAGttccatgcaaaaatgcaagaCCCCAGTTTCATTGAAGAGGCTCAGTTGATAGATGTCCGGGAACCTGAAGAAGT GTCTCAAGCATCTTTGCCAGGATTCCAGGTTCTTCCTCTCCGCCAGTTTGGAAGTTGGGGACCAGAAATAACTAGCAAATTTGATCCAACAAAAGATACATACGTCtta ATTATCAAAATTTCCCTTGAGAGATTAAAATTGATATCTATTACAATTCTTTATCCTCCGCTTGAACAATTTGTGGCCACTGAAGAAGCAATCTTCTAG
- the LOC107954318 gene encoding rhodanese-like/PpiC domain-containing protein 12, chloroplastic isoform X2 → MLRATHFPPIASPTLLVLRKCFIPILSVSSFPSYPLHNLSSFSAFHSFFSPSRPSLPSLSLTQFSPMLGHPHLRLSASFNSESSYGDNREILVQHLLLKEDDEKLLLELQQRIAGGEDLSDLAVEYSICPSKQEGGMLGWVRKGQMVPEFEEAAFCAPLNKVVKCKTNFGWHLLQVLSEREESLLKDIQPEEFHAKMQDPSFIEEAQLIDVREPEEVSQASLPGFQVLPLRQFGSWGPEITSKFDPTKDTYVLVLLFLSCSWKNRLESPMIIKISLERLKLISITILYPPLEQFVATEEAIF, encoded by the exons ATGTTAAGAGCGACGCATTTCCCTCCCATTGCATCTCCTACTCTCCTTGTCCTTAGGAAATGTTTCATTCCCATCCTCTCCGTCTCTTCCTTCCCTTCTTATCCTCTTCATAACCTCTCCTCTTTTTCTGCTTTTCACTCTTTCTTCTCACCTTCCCGCCCTTCTCTTCCATCTCTATCTCTCACTCAATTCTCTCCCATGCTGGGTCATCCCCATCTCAGACTATCAG CTTCATTTAACTCCGAGAGTAGCTATGGAGATAACAGAGAAATATTGGTGCAGCACTTGCTTCTAAAAGAAGATGACGAGAAGCTCTTGTTGGAGCTACAACAGAGAATTGCTGGag GGGAGGATTTAAGTGACCTTGCCGTTGAGTACTCAATTTGTCCATCCAAACAAGAGGGGGGAATGCTTGGATGGGTGAGAAAGGGACAAATG GTACCAGAATTCGAGGAGGCTGCTTTCTGTGCACCTTTAAACAAAGTTGTGAAATGTAAAACTAATTTTGGATGGCACTTGTTACAAGTTCTATCTGAGAG GGAAGAGTCATTGCTTAAAGACATTCAACCAGAGGAGttccatgcaaaaatgcaagaCCCCAGTTTCATTGAAGAGGCTCAGTTGATAGATGTCCGGGAACCTGAAGAAGT GTCTCAAGCATCTTTGCCAGGATTCCAGGTTCTTCCTCTCCGCCAGTTTGGAAGTTGGGGACCAGAAATAACTAGCAAATTTGATCCAACAAAAGATACATACGTCtta GTGTTATTATTCCTTTCCTGTTCGTGGAAGAATAGGCTTGAATCTCCCATG ATTATCAAAATTTCCCTTGAGAGATTAAAATTGATATCTATTACAATTCTTTATCCTCCGCTTGAACAATTTGTGGCCACTGAAGAAGCAATCTTCTAG
- the LOC121203071 gene encoding uncharacterized protein isoform X2, with amino-acid sequence MEMTPQTPNDPFYMSAPASPNRISLEVEGLCFFSVPTSPTRRALKVAYETSPNVDEFEFETSRHFNVDEYEPESQPEEPNQNHGGVKEPLPTMAFADELFADGKVMPLKPPPRHQYSNISTWSSPRSPPTGVLRLPFQRRSLWNDDFDPFMVALKNVKEENQGRTHRRSRSMSPFRERGTTPKETNEYSGTSQQRINQMGLILPRKQSVPDQNRQMGRQQQVKKRELKLAEPKGVLFARRARLVKVGNGKPTKPSEVDSSSTMEGGDTHAKQTKGQKIKNFLFRSGSMRNENKPKCCANGTQSRPKLKRKFSLKAVGITQYKEEKRVPEVNLTTLIQYRPKLLLCMGYGAKYAK; translated from the coding sequence ATGGAAATGACACCTCAAACACCAAATGATCCTTTCTACATGAGTGCTCCAGCTAGCCCCAATAGAATCAGCCTGGAAGTGGAAGGTTTGTGTTTCTTCAGTGTCCCAACAAGTCCCACCAGGAGGGCTCTCAAGGTTGCATATGAAACCAGTCCCAATGTTGATGAGTTCGAGTTTGAAACCAGTCGTCATTTCAATGTTGATGAATATGAGCCTGAGTCCCAACCGGAGGAACCAAATCAAAACCATGGTGGTGTTAAGGAACCACTTCCTACCATGGCGTTTGCTGATGAACTGTTTGCAGATGGGAAAGTGATGCCATTGAAGCCTCCTCCTAGACATCAATATTCTAATATCTCTACTTGGTCATCCCCTAGGTCGCCACCTACTGGTGTCCTAAGACTTCCATTTCAACGTAGGAGCTTGTGGAACGATGATTTTGATCCTTTCATGGTAGCTTTGAAGAATGTGAAGGAAGAAAACCAAGGGAGAACCCATAGACGGTCTCGTTCCATGTCACCATTTAGGGAGAGGGGTACAACACCAAAAGAAACCAATGAGTATTCAGGGACAAGCCAGCAGCGAATCAATCAAATGGGTCTCATATTACCAAGGAAACAATCGGTTCCAGACCAGAACCGGCAAATGGGTCGTCAACAACAGGTGAAGAAAAGGGAACTAAAGCTGGCAGAGCCCAAAGGAGTTCTTTTTGCAAGGCGAGCAAGGCTTGTGAAAGTTGGGAATGGAAAACCCACAAAACCAAGTGAGGTGGATTCAAGTTCAACAATGGAGGGAGGAGACACTCATGCTAAGCAAACCAAGGGTCAGAAAATCAAGAACTTCCTGTTTAGGAGTGGATCAATGAGAAATGAAAACAAGCCTAAATGTTGTGCAAATGGAACACAGTCGAGGCCTAAACTTAAAAGGAAATTTAGCTTGAAGGCCGTGGGAATTACCCAATACAAAGAGGAAAAGAGGGTACCTGAAGTCAACCTAACCACACTCATACAATATAGACCCAAGTTGTTGCTTTGTATGGGTTATGGGGCTAAGTATGCCAAGTAA
- the LOC107954318 gene encoding rhodanese-like/PpiC domain-containing protein 12, chloroplastic isoform X1 — MLRATHFPPIASPTLLVLRKCFIPILSVSSFPSYPLHNLSSFSAFHSFFSPSRPSLPSLSLTQFSPMLGHPHLRLSASFNSESSYGDNREILVQHLLLKEDDEKLLLELQQRIAGGEDLSDLAVEYSICPSKQEGGMLGWVRKGQMVPEFEEAAFCAPLNKVVKCKTNFGWHLLQVLSEREESLLKDIQPEEFHAKMQDPSFIEEAQLIDVREPEEVSQASLPGFQVLPLRQFGSWGPEITSKFDPTKDTYVLVLLFLSCSWKNRLESPMCHHGMRSLQVAKWLQTQGFRKIFNISGGIHAYATKVDPSVPTY, encoded by the exons ATGTTAAGAGCGACGCATTTCCCTCCCATTGCATCTCCTACTCTCCTTGTCCTTAGGAAATGTTTCATTCCCATCCTCTCCGTCTCTTCCTTCCCTTCTTATCCTCTTCATAACCTCTCCTCTTTTTCTGCTTTTCACTCTTTCTTCTCACCTTCCCGCCCTTCTCTTCCATCTCTATCTCTCACTCAATTCTCTCCCATGCTGGGTCATCCCCATCTCAGACTATCAG CTTCATTTAACTCCGAGAGTAGCTATGGAGATAACAGAGAAATATTGGTGCAGCACTTGCTTCTAAAAGAAGATGACGAGAAGCTCTTGTTGGAGCTACAACAGAGAATTGCTGGag GGGAGGATTTAAGTGACCTTGCCGTTGAGTACTCAATTTGTCCATCCAAACAAGAGGGGGGAATGCTTGGATGGGTGAGAAAGGGACAAATG GTACCAGAATTCGAGGAGGCTGCTTTCTGTGCACCTTTAAACAAAGTTGTGAAATGTAAAACTAATTTTGGATGGCACTTGTTACAAGTTCTATCTGAGAG GGAAGAGTCATTGCTTAAAGACATTCAACCAGAGGAGttccatgcaaaaatgcaagaCCCCAGTTTCATTGAAGAGGCTCAGTTGATAGATGTCCGGGAACCTGAAGAAGT GTCTCAAGCATCTTTGCCAGGATTCCAGGTTCTTCCTCTCCGCCAGTTTGGAAGTTGGGGACCAGAAATAACTAGCAAATTTGATCCAACAAAAGATACATACGTCtta GTGTTATTATTCCTTTCCTGTTCGTGGAAGAATAGGCTTGAATCTCCCATG TGTCACCATGGCATGCGGTCGTTACAGGTTGCCAAGTGGTTACAGACTCAG GGATTtaggaaaatatttaatatatcagGGGGAATACATGCGTATGCAACCAAGGTGGATCCATCAGTTCCTACTTACTGA
- the LOC107954314 gene encoding protein N-lysine methyltransferase METTL21A isoform X2 — MHFRSDAVVTPKADFDLTGQLVWPGAMLLNDYLSKNAEMLQGCSMIELGSGVGITGMLCSRFCRQILLTDHNEEVLKILRRNIELNVSSENPSCCAALEAEKLEWGNSDQINRILHKYPGGFELILGADICFQQSSVPLLFDTVEQLLKNRGLGHCKFILAYVSRAKMMDLMVILEATRHGMLINEVAGTRSMVGNLEGVIFEITLC, encoded by the exons ATGCATTTTCGTTCGGACGCTGTAGTTACACCTAAAG CTGATTTTGATTTGACAGGACAATTGGTATGGCCTGGTGCAATGCTTTTGAATGATTATCTCTCTAAAAACGCTGAGATGCTTCAAGGATGTTCCATGATTGAATTAGGCTCTGGTGTGG GTATCACTGGCATGCTCTGCAGCAGATTTTGTCGTCAAATTCTTCTGACTGATCATAATGAAGAAGTGCTGAAG ATCCTTAGGAGAAACATAGAGCTGAATGTATCTTCTGAAAATCCTAGTTGTTGTGCTG CACTAGAAGCTGAGAAGCTGGAGTGGGGAAATTCTGATCAGATTAACAGGATTTTACACAAATATCCTGGAGGTTTTGAATTGATACTTGGTGCTGACATTT GCTTCCAGCAGTCAAGTGTTCCTTTGCTTTTTGATACTGTAGAACAGCTCCTGAAGAACAGGGGACTCGGACATTGCAAATTCATACTAGCATATGTATCACGAGCCAAAAT GATGGATTTGATGGTTATTTTGGAAGCTACTCGACATGGTATGCTGATAAACGAAGTAGCTGGGACAAGGTCTATGGTTGGAAATCTTGAAGGAGTCATCTTCGAAATCACACTCTGCTAG